Below is a genomic region from Xiphophorus hellerii strain 12219 chromosome 1, Xiphophorus_hellerii-4.1, whole genome shotgun sequence.
TTCCTGATTCTCTCTAAGCCCATCTGCTCTGTGTCGCAGTGAACGGAGCAGCTATCTCATTACCAGATGTGACAGAGGAACCCTCAGAGTGGGTCACGACGATCGGAGGTGATCATCAGCTCCTAGACCCCCCTGTATCCCCCCCCAGTGATCCCAGTATAACCCAGTATAACATGGTGTGTGTCTGGCCTGCAGAGGACTCTGTGGTGTTCTGGCGGGCCGTGAAGGAGGCGGGCCTTTTGGAGGAAGTGGTGGAGGACTTCCAGAAAGAGGTGCAGGAGATGTTGACGGGGCTGCAGGAGCGAGTATGTGATCCGCCggtggaggtcaaaggtcggaATCGCGCACCGTTGCCGTTGGCTCTCCTGGAAGCTGATTTCTGAGACGGTGCGTCACCCTCCTCTGCTTTGTTCCTCAGACGCTGTTCTGCTCAACAATATAGTGCAGAACTTCGGCATGCTGGACCTGGTGAAGAAGGTTCTGGCCAGCCACAAGAGCCAGATGGACCGCTACAGAGAGCAGTACACCCGCAGTCTGGCAGGTGAGTTTTCTCTGTCCCAGCAGTCAGCCAGAACcgatgatgatgaaggtcagaCCCCCGTCAGCCGATGGCTCCACTAGGTCTGCTGATGTTCGAGGTTCTTAGCAGGTGGCAGCAGTTGCCTTTATGAAACCTTTATTAGCAAGCAGAGCGATGACACATGACGTTGTTCACCGAGTTTTATCACATCTCAGGAGagattttgatgcatttctCTTAACAGAAACGTCAGCAGCTCTTTAGGTTTCTCAACTCAGAGCTTTAGCTCCATCTACAGGTTTGCAGTAGAATTGCCCACACTCTGTTTTGGTTTAGAAGTATGTTTTAGGTCTTAGTCAGTCCATTAAGGTGTAATGTTCCAGTATTTTAATGACTGTAGTCCAACTGCCTTCAGATCATTACCAAGCTCCAGCTGTGTAGCTATTGGCTGATTCCCCAGCTTTGTCCTCATCACCATTGGCTCATTGACGACAGATCGTTCGTCGAGGTCCAGATGGCATGTGTTTGATGCTCGTTTTAGATTCTTCCATTTAACAATAACTCCCAGTCTTTCTCAAGGCTGGTGGACAAACTGTCATTCTCTGGCCACAGGTTCTTTATAAACGGAGATCAACTTTACCTGATCTCTAGGTTCAAAATGCTACATTtatcccagagggaaattcgTGAACAGAAATGCTTCCAAAATAGCCTGTATGTATATCAATAGCTAAATCATATAGAGCGGACCTGCATCAGTCCAGCCTATACCTGCATGTCCTGTCAGGGACCATGGATCATTGGGTAAGAGGCGGGTTTACCTTGGACATGTTCCCAGTCCAAACCAGGACAAACTATACAAACTGAAGACTTTGTTTTGACTTCCATTCTCTTTAGTAAACTACATTTATGCATAACCCCAACATTTCCCCTAAACCTAACCCAAAATCAGCACTGCTCTTCCTGGGGCCCAGACTTTGGGCCCCAGGAACTTCTCCATCACCACCACCAATGCAGCTCCAGTAGTTTTTATAGCAAGATGTTTAAAATGGTGGCATATGAAGATGAGTCTCACTTTACAGCTTGAAAAACCAGCAACATTCACAGTTTGgtgttttatgttatttatgcATCAGAAATCTGGGGAAAGAAGGTTTTCTAAAATCTTTCCAGATTGCGGTTCTGACCCAACTGTCTAACGGTACAGTTGGGTACTAGTTAGGGTAGGTGAGATTTTCtggtggtcataatgttctgCCTGACTGGGTCCGTCTCCCTCCTCAGCTCTGGAGCAGCAGTGTGATGAGCACAGGAAGCGAGCCAAAGAGCTGAAGAGTAAATCTCAGCACCTCAACAACGTCCTGATGAACCTGACCCCGGCGCCGTCCCCACCGACAACCAAACGACCCCGGCTGACCCGAGCCGTCTCCGGCCCGGCCGCGGTCAACGCCACGCCCACTCAGATCGCCCTGCCACTTGGCCAGTTGAGTGGTCTGACGGTGGCCGGGGCCCAGGCGGGCGGCTACACCCTCCTCACCTCACCACTCTCGGGCTCTGAGCTGGGGGCCGACGGCTCCAACGTGACGGTGTTGTCCGCGGCGACCGGTCAGGGGGCCGGCGCAGGTTCCGGCGCCTCCGGGTCCTTCGTTAAGGTGGTGGGGCCGCAGTTCCAGCTGGTCACGCTGCCGCTGGCCACCCAGAGCACCGCGGTGCAGCAGCAGGTCAGCACCGTCACCGTGGTGGACGCCACGGTGACGGCTGCTGACGAGTTGCAGGAGGTAAGCCAGGCTGACGGGGAGGAGGAAGGTCAGCCAGGGCAGGcaatggaggaggaagaggagcagcaatGAGAAGAAGAACAGCTGCTGGGCTCCCAGCTAGTCTGGACTCGAACTGCTTTCAGGAAGTTGTGGCGAATAACAGCTGGACAAACTTTGAACTTTTCCTCATCCATTTGTCTCACATTTCAGCGTCAGCAGACGGTGTGTCTCGTGTCCTCCTGTGCTTTAATCCTGGTTTTAACCAATATGTTTGACAAAGCTTGTGCTTTCTAGAAGCACAACATGCTCCTTTATTTGGGATTAAATGCTCTGGAAGTGAACAGTGTCTCACTGTGTGCATTTGCTGGCTGATAAAACATCAGATTGATGATTATTTTCCGTTAGACCCAAAACCACACACTACTCTAATTTTCTTCAGGGATCGACCCACCCCTCAAATTGAGGAACAGTCTCTTTTTGCATAGTGTGGTATCGGCCCTTTCTGGAGTTTCAGCCTATCCCCGAACCAAACAACCTAATTAATCTTCTCACCTCGGGTTCTCATCAATACTCTCTCAACAGTTTATTGTCTTAGCATTTTACCATTTTCACAAAACCCTGTAGACTAAGTGAACGTCCTTCTGCCTCTTTATGGTCACAAATGAAGGCCAGAAAACGAGTGAACAGAAATCGAGCTTTGCAGTAAGACGTTCACCTACACAGGTGTGTGCACAACTATCCGTTTAGTTGTGCACACaccaaaaataattgaatttttGGTGACCTCAGTCAGTCgttaccttgagaaataatgagatttggtttAGTGTAAAACAGGCTTTGATGccagaaatgatcaaatgttacaggTGATACAAATggaacagacacacagagagattCACCGTCCAGCGCCGAGCTTCGCTCAGCTCACCTTAAGAGTGACGCCAAATGAAGCAAAGATTGGAGTTTGGTGTTACTAGATTATAGATGTGGCACCAAAGAACAGCAGCTACACATATAACTCCTTATAATGACTTATATCAGGATAACAATTCAACATTAATATATTAACATATGTTATAATTATatatgttaatatattttttgccttGTAAGAGTGATTTGTAACTGAACTATGTGCTACAACACAAGGTGTCCTGCATGAATCTTTTATTATTAACTGGTGCAATTTGCAGCGTCTGTAGTCCAGTTTATCTCATGCACCAGCGCGTGTATTCATTATCGAGCCTTCATCAATGAAAGTCATGGAAACGACGTTAGCGTTAGCAACCCTATAAATGACGCTGACCTTCTGAATTCTTTCCCTTTGCTACGGGACTTTTGAAGGAGACGCCTGAAGGAGCATTTAGAGCCTCGGAAGGTTTGAACCTGGTGAGAAATCTGCCTGGTGCTGAACACCGTCGCCGCTAAGCAGGAaggaaccatttcatgcaggtTCAGTGTAAATTTGAATGTGTGCGTTTTTGTTACTGGGAgtggtaacatttattttttttactgataaaaacaattttaaaaaacccacgatataattaattttgtaattgacaagaccccaattttttttctatttctatgaagaaaaacaaaaaaaaaacaattttgtggAGGGGCCACCTGTCTgtcaggggcccttggaattgtcctaaCTTTTCCCCCCTTCATGGCTCCCCTGGTCCTTACGATATCTACCGATTCCTGCTGCTAAATGTTCTCatgacagagaaacaacttagtGCCATTCCAGGAAAACCGTCTATCTGCTGTTCTAGCTGGCCATGCTAACTAaccttagcattcatggcagaTTTCGGTGTAGGAAACCAGCTATAGCGTAGCAGAGAGAACGATGGACAACGTGAGCAGGGGGTACACTAGGGTGATTGACACTCCTCCtgactgattggttgtttctgacagagcgCTGTATTTGTGCAGATGGCAGCAGGACCACAGAGAGGAGGCAGAGAAGcttgattgtgtttttgtattatacTGTgacgacatagtgacagttttaacgaattttaaacattgtttctaaaagttacatacagtttaaacattaatttgtaCCAGACAACCAGGGAACACACAGCCTGCGTGACGTGGTGGATCTTCTTTGTTAAAGAACTCTAAGGTTTAAAACTATGTTTTATGGGGAAACATTTATGGCGTCTTCCTCGACTCCACCCTTAATTACTGTCTCCAGAccaaacgttaaaaaaaaaaaaaaattattctgctGCAGATTTTTCCCACGATCACAtctgtaaaacacaaagaaattgaCAGgaacaaaagattttttttttatcttctgtcactttattacttttttacaactttttgtcAGCTGGAAGTCTTGAACAtagttttaaagcattttggCAAACAAACGGTTACAGGAGTCAGAAACACTTCAGTGATTTCATTCATCTGGTGTAGCCATGGCAACCTGCTCCGGGTTGTCCGAGATGGAGCAAACGTTACGCTGTTTTCCCCATGAGGTGGCGCAAGAACTCTGCTTGGTAAAAAGAATACAAATGGTTCACCTTTATTATATGACGTGTAAGATtttcaattaattgattttttattattattattatctgaaATTACAGGAGGAATCCCCCATTAAGGTAAACTGCGTGGACTAGGAGAATTCCttaaaaatgttagatttttttgaaGAGTTTGGCACCACAGCAAATTTTCCTACTTATTGTATTTGAAGAGtttaatttcagaataaataaataaataaataaacgatcCGTTTGGATGCTCACCGGTTTCAGACGGAGCCGATCTAAACTCTGGCTGTTCTGCTATCTAGTTCCTCTGATCATGTTCTCATCTTGGCCAAACTTCCAGCAAGTCTAGAGGGGGAGCTGCTCAAACCGTGCGCTATAAGTGGTTCGAACTGGGACAAGCAGGGACGTAACCGGCCTAAACGGGACCCTTATGAACAGACATGGTTTATTGGCGAACAGACGGTGACAGATGAGTGGAATCGGCCGGGAATGAGCAGGAGACGGTTTCTGACAAGTCACCGGTGTGAGTTCTTCCAGGGGCCCCTATAGGCTGAGCTccgcagaggaagaggaggaggatgaggaggagtaGGGCTCCTCCGCAGAGCGGACGGAGAACTTGAAGTGGCGCCGCAGGTAGCCTCCGTAGCGTTTGTCCCATTTCAGGTTATTGAGTTTCGGCCGGACCCTCCGCATGAAGCCCCCGTAGCGCTTCTGGAGCTCCTCGGGCTCCTGGCTTTCCTCCTCCGCGGGACTCCTCCTTTTTGACTTGGGGCCGAACTTGCGTAAAAAGCCTCCGTAGCGCTTCACGTAAGCGTGCGGGACGGGCTCCTGCGCGGCGGGCGCGCCTCTCACCTCCAGCCGCTTCAGAAGCTCCTCGTAGTTCTCGGGCAGAGCCGCGGCCTTCAGGACGGAGTTGTCGCGCCACGGGGAGGAGACGAACACTTTGTTCTTGTTCTTGTCGATCCTCTTGATGAAGCCGCCGTAGCGCTTGACCAGCTCTGCCTGCTGGGTCTCCTCCGCCTCCGCCGCCTGGTCCTCGGTGAAGTCGGCCAGCCGCGGAGCCGGAGCGCAgctctccagctcctcctcgtCACACTCCGCGCTGCACGACTGGAgatgacacagacacacatgtgAGAGACGACGGCCAAACTCAACTTGGGGATGTTTTATTAAAGCGCAAATATGACAATTATTTTCTAAACCCAAAGAGTTCCACCACCTAAATGTTCAGTCTCAAAGCTATCTATGTATTGAATTAAGTAAAGTTCTTTCAAAGTTATTGAATTGtcagtaaattaaagtttttctctctgtgttacTCCAGTTTTATCGTATGTGGTTTAATTAGAACATTAAAAGCCGACACGCAGCTCTGTCTTGTCCCCGCGTAAAGTTGGTCCTACCAGACTGCTGAGCGCGGCCTCGGGGCGCAGCATTTGTTCGGCGCATCTCTGGCACTGTGACGAGCAGTCCGTGTGGACGGAGGGCGGCAGGCTCAGCATCAACGCCAGGACGTACCACTCCATTCTTCCGCAGATTCGGTGGCGCACGCAAACCAAAGACAGGCCGACAAACGGTTCTCTTCCAGGATTTTACAGACTCATGGGAAACATTCACCTGGAAAGACAgaagaacatttttgtctttagagTAACACCAATACGTAAAAActaatacaaacaaacaaacaaacaataaaccaCACTACCTATGTATTTGGTGCATTTTTTGGATTCGTGCGCTGTGCGTAATTGCGcgtcaacattttttttcccctctgaatATTTCGCAAAGAATTGAATAAGGAAGTAAAAAACAGTGACTTACATTAAAGTCCCAAAGCTGGATAAGAGCATAAAGTGGAAGTCGTTACCTCAGGAGTTGGACAGATACTTCAGCTTTCTGCGCTCCGATCAACACTTCCTCCTCGCGCGTCGCCTTCCTTTTTATCGCCTTCCTTTTTATCTGCGGAGCCTCGCCTGTCATCAGATCAACTTCTGCTCGCCGACCAATGAGAAACAAATGTGCTGCATAAGTGATCCCAACGCCTCCGCGCTTCAGGAGTTTTCAACAACGCCCACATGTTGAAAGGTGGGCTATGGGAGCGATCATCACTCCATCTCTGGGGCGTCTGGATCAAAACACGGGCTGTAAATCACGCTGACATCTTTATTTTCCCCTCCTCGGCGACACAGAAAACAACTGAGCCCTTAAAGTATGAAGATGGAGAGAGGGCAGCTCCGGCAGTCGTTCTGCAGCTGATTTAGGGGATTCAAGATTGCAGGTTTTAAACCTCGACTCTGTGCTCCACGTTGTTCCCGTGGAGTGGGAGAAAGAGCTTTCTGGCCCAGACACACCGCAGGTTTTTCAGGGAACTTGCTGGAAACGGTCATTGCTGCGGTGGCAAATATATACATTCATTTCTCCCAATTGACatctttttaatttcacaatatCTACCGTCTAGTTTGAAATGGTCCCATGTACCAAGTTTAATATCACCGTTTATTAGTAGTAAAGATAACAAATTCAGCAGGCAGGTGCAGAAGGGAGGGGCAGAGGGGGTTTGAGCCCCTGAACTTTTCATCCTTGATGCCCCTGGTGGcctttttgattttctttttcttttttattttttatctgtgtgtCAGGAGGCCTGCTTGTGCCCCTCgacaataatatttagctaaatataataatttagcaacatAAACTAGTCAAGCTGCCCTCGTCTAGTAATGACTCTCAGtttctgcctccatgttgttcaggcatctggtccatggtgaggaggaggggggcggATCTGCGCCCTCTATCAAATTATGggaaacaatattttttcccAACATACACtggtttacaaataaaaactgtttctatttatttttcgtAATTGTCCTCGCAATATTGGGAAAATCCTCCTCtcccctaaacacagaaatgtttcggctgcagagaaaacttctgactttaacttcatcattctgcccCAGTGCTGGACTAAATGCCCCAGTGCTGGACTAAATGCCCCTGTTCTCTACAGGCAGTCTGAGTCGGTCCCACTGACACATATGAAGGATGTCTGTCTTCAAACATCCTGATATAAAATAACGGTGCCGGTCTGTCACCGGTTACATCAGCAGCTGATGTTTGCGTCGcggtgatgtatttgtgaacaaacccaaagATTACatcatattgtagccatggtagcACCCCCAttaaactatcaagatgattctttaaacttttacaaagtgaacttcctaattaaatctcaactgtactgtttatttatttattttctctgttgaatgcattaaataaaatttaacaacattgtcattctcaataaattaatactacaggtttagatctatggtctgtgttacaattaaaccatttctaggggcccctgaatgtctgattggcccctaccagcagctactgacttttctttgccttgatatctcaCAACCTTCTAGATCTCAGAGGAGCTAACATAGGAAAATGATGTAGAGTTAACGTCTCTGAGCTTTTTTGATCTTCAAATCAACCTGCAGCCAAGTTGTCAGATATCATTGGGGCTTatttagtaaaatggcagcaaatttgctgatttcataacttcataaccttctctctctcctctggtcagtttaacagctacagtctcagctTTAACAGCTTTTTAACACATATTTCCTCCAGATGCAGTTGATATTTTGCAACTTAATGCAATTTGACAAAGGTGCGCTGGTGAACTCTTTGAGTTCAATCAAAAAAAAGGAgcatcagaaccaaaagtttgAGAATCTTAGGCTCTCAACCAAAATATTCTGACATGTGCAACTAAAGGTTTATGTTCTGCAAATAACTTCTTCACTTCATGAAAAAGATTagtggttttaatttaaataataacaattttttttttataaacaaaacctttttttgataaaaacaaaccctattacaattcaaaaatgtttgaccaggttttttttttaactgagatcagtttgtttttttctgtctgaaacaaaaaatgtattacaaTTCCTAAAGTTTTGACcacaattttgctttttttattatttgatattattattattattttgattgaataattgtgaaacaaatttaactCCATAAATAAACTCGCAGGAAGGCAAAGGGGACAAGAGCAGGAGAACCAACTAATACAGCAAATGAAAGGATCCAGCAAATGCTGAGGGAAAGGTGGGAATGACAACAGGGACCAGATGAGCTGGTTGCAGGAACGTGGATGCAGCTGAGGAAAGGAGAAGGTAGAGGCACATGAGGGAAAAATAATTCGCTGGGAGGGGGTAATGGTGGCAAAGGCTGCAGGAGTTTGTCCCACAATCAGTGGATTGCCTCCTATTTCTgtcttgggcaagacacttcacccacggaaatgtgtgtgtgtgtgtgtgtgtattaattaGCATTGAAGCTAAAGTGGGAAAACACACCTGAGCGCTTCACCGGTGACATTAGCTTCATGTTAATCTGCACCACACCTCAAGCGACTGcaaacagattatttatttaccaatCACGTAATCAGCGCTGTGGATGAGCGGAGGCAACGTAACTCTTCAatgacagttttctttttactgttgaTTGGAAAACTCTTGGCTAAAAGCTCTTCTGGAGGCACATCGCGAAAAGACAACACAAACAAACGAAAGACAATGTGAAGTGATCGTATAAACACAATATATGATAAAAATATGAGCATTATGAACGTTTAAAGAGGAAGAATGAAAGTTACATGAACTGACAGAGAATTTGTTGTGCCTCATGACACTGAGGTAGAGTTAATTAATGAAGTGAGGTACTCTGTAAACCAGAAGTCTTTGGCTGAGTGAGTCTTCTTGTCTGTGTTGCTCTCAGAGCGGCACTGTTAAGTGTTGGAGTATCACATTATCTCATGTGTAACGAGTTTCTGCCACAATGCCAAAAAGGTTCCTAAGCAACCTGAAGtagcatttctgttttttttttctgttgctaaTGTTTTGATGTAGCACTGAATAAGTCAGCGCCATTCATCAGCAGTAATGTACACGATCTGTTACACAAGGCGCATTGACGTGTCTAAAGACGCCgtgttaaaatgtatttttatgtgtgcTATAAagtaacaacagaaaaataGTCAAGCTTAACAGATTAAAAGAATAAGAAATATgtctgaaaattaaataatttgcaaagtagaaaagaacacaaaaataaaaaccataacaCAAAAGctatcataaaaaaacaaacataaaaactttataGAGAGACAGATAACTAACTATTTAGAGACGCGTAGACCTTGTTTATCCACCTATTGTCTTCTGCTAATGCAAGAATTGGAAACAGGCTCAGAAGAGAAATCCAGACATCGCTCTGATCAGCAACATACTCCAGCTCATTCAATGGCATCCCGAGGTTCTGTAGAAGAGATGAAATCCCTCCAGTGACGTCTGGGCTCCCTCCAGACTTGTTCAACAtcaattgaaaataaaataattattttgacatGTTCCAGTAGATAGAACATGTCTGGAAAACCTCCAGAGGGAGGCGCTCAGGAAGGATCCCAATCAGATTCATGAACCACCGAATACTGACCGCTTTTGGTGTGGAGGTGGAACAGCCTTACTTGAAGCTGAGTCCAGATAGTAGACAAGAACTATCTTTCATCGTGTTACCCTACAGTAACCGGATTGGGCATGATCATCAGAGGAAGCTAATTTGACTGTTTGTATCTTGAATCTCATTCTTCCGGTCTTTGTATTTCATGACCATAGTTTAGACTTAGATTGTTGATGGACTAGTGAATTGAAACTTTGCTCTTTGTTTGGTCTCAGAGTTAGACTCACAtagcaggtcttgatgctcaattcagatcatttatttatttattttttgttgctaaaatcagattttcttttagcatGATCATTCATACTACTAATTAATCTTGACTGCAATCAGACTTCTGCTAATGGATGTTGCCAtctatttcacaattttaaagacGTTGTGCAACAGTATTGTCATAAGATTTGAAAGATGAAGGAAGCTTGGAGTTACGTTGTTGATGCTACTTTACCAGATCTACAGTCTCTGGCTTATTCTGGTTCAGAATTGTGTTGCATATCTCACGTCAATTATGCAAAAGTCGGATAAAATGTGATTACACTTTGAAAACTAGCCAACACACATCCGATTTAGCACCACATATGGAAGTGGAACAAATATGGCTTTTTTGTggtgaaaagatcagaattgtACTGACTGCTATGAAAAAGGTGGATGTGAATCACATCTGGGCAAAAAAACTTGTATcgcatttgcctgctgtgtgaatgcaGCCTTAGAAGAGCTGAtcccaaaaaaagcaaaactgagaCCCCGAGGTTCCCAAAACCAACATACTTCTCTCCACAACTATACCCTAAAATTCTGTCTCTGAAGAAGCACAAACAGAAGAAGTTATACTGGTGAAGTCTGTGTGTCACTATTGGCtgtaatgggaaaaaaaaagtgaatctgGATGGCTTCCTGCACGAAAAACAGAGAAGAGCGCAGTGGGAGAGAGCCGGAGTCGAACACAACTTCTGACTGACCTACATTTGTGCcctcaacatttctctccagaagactTTGAATCATTTGTACGAGCAAAAATGACAATGGCTTTAACAGGCGATCATCCCCTTAAGGAGCTAAAACTAAATGCCGTGCTGCAGAGCTTGAAGCTCTCTGAAGTGCAAACGGAGCTATGCTACCTCCGGTACTGAATATGAAACCACCAATCCGACCTGACCAAGGCCGAACCCTAAACAGAGGCTACCACCTACACCCTAAATGGCTGTTACCAAACCGGACACAGAGCTACAGCTACTGGGACATCTCGTCTATTCGGGCTCCTTTCGTGACCCACATTTCATTTCCATCCATTTCTTGTCCTGTTTATCCTGAGGTATCGTCTAACTCGGACTAGGAGCTCACCAGCCTCAATTTACCAAAACTACTAGCTACTATCAAGGCTCTCTCTACTTTTAAGGCAATATTATGTGGGTAAAAATGGCAAATTTGAACAACATTTCTTCTCCCCGGCTTCACAATGATgctgttcttctttttatggcgcttttcaaaaaaactgaaagtgtgcAATACCGCCACCATCTGGTCT
It encodes:
- the gmeb2 gene encoding glucocorticoid modulatory element-binding protein 2, which produces MAEMSEVVIVTLPEVVSNQLPSVMEEDKAVLVATELAPQAGEDILTVAPVEAETEATADSMSKEEAVIVKLSEEVDVEADVFYPITCGDAKATLVWKKFVCPGINVKCVQFTDQLISPKEFVCLAGKSTLKDWKRAIRLNGTMLRKIMDSGELDFYQHSKVCSNTCRSTKIDLVGTKVSVSCDPPADLLSASASSADLNGAAISLPDVTEEPSEWVTTIGEDSVVFWRAVKEAGLLEEVVEDFQKEVQEMLTGLQERVCDPPVEVKDAVLLNNIVQNFGMLDLVKKVLASHKSQMDRYREQYTRSLAALEQQCDEHRKRAKELKSKSQHLNNVLMNLTPAPSPPTTKRPRLTRAVSGPAAVNATPTQIALPLGQLSGLTVAGAQAGGYTLLTSPLSGSELGADGSNVTVLSAATGQGAGAGSGASGSFVKVVGPQFQLVTLPLATQSTAVQQQVSTVTVVDATVTAADELQEVSQADGEEEGQPGQAMEEEEEQQ
- the pdyn gene encoding proenkephalin-B — encoded protein: MEWYVLALMLSLPPSVHTDCSSQCQRCAEQMLRPEAALSSLSCSAECDEEELESCAPAPRLADFTEDQAAEAEETQQAELVKRYGGFIKRIDKNKNKVFVSSPWRDNSVLKAAALPENYEELLKRLEVRGAPAAQEPVPHAYVKRYGGFLRKFGPKSKRRSPAEEESQEPEELQKRYGGFMRRVRPKLNNLKWDKRYGGYLRRHFKFSVRSAEEPYSSSSSSSSSAELSL